One window from the genome of Schistocerca piceifrons isolate TAMUIC-IGC-003096 chromosome 8, iqSchPice1.1, whole genome shotgun sequence encodes:
- the LOC124712151 gene encoding trypsin 3A1-like: MPWSRRGHGRIVNGNATTISEYPWNLSIQFLVRHECGASIISTTWAMSAGHCFYDDVTKMLLRAGSTTRESGGVVFNISRVVYHENFNSTSLDNDIVVVQPSEPFPLGPNIQPVALPADGYEAPAGLPVTATGWGLDQNFQRPEELLKVDLYVDQTSVCSKIFADILPVTDSMMCAGNIHKGVCFGDSGSPLVSGNMQVGIVSWGDEDCEYPLAMYTDVGYMRPWIRNITGV; encoded by the exons ATGCCTTGGAGCAGGAGGGGCCATGGACGTATCGTGAATGGCAACGCGACCACCATATCAGAGTACCCGTGGAACCTCTCCATACAGTTCCTGGTCAGGCACGAGTGCGGCGCGTCCATAATCAGCACGACGTGGGCAATGTCAGCCGGTCACTGCTTCTATGACGACGTCACCAAGATGTTGCTGCGGGCCGGATCGACGACACGCGAGAGTGGCGGCGTCGTCTTCAACATATCGAGAGTCGTTTACCACGAGAACTTCAACAGCACCAGTCTTGACAACGACATCGTTGTCGTGCAG CCCTCTGAGCCGTTCCCGCTCGGACCGAACATCCAGCCCGTCGCGCTGCCTGCAGACGGATACGAGGCTCCTGCAGGCCTTCCTGTCACTGCCACCGGCTGGGGACTGGATCAAAATTTCCAGAGGCCAGAGGAACTGCTAAAAGTGGACCTGTACGTTGACCAAACATCGgtttgcagtaagatatttgccGATATCCTTCCAGTCACCGACAGCATGATGTGTGCCGGCAACATCCACAAGGGCGTCTGCTTTGGTGATTCCGGAAGTCCGCTGGTGTCCGGAAACATGCAGGTCGGCATCGTGTCCTGGGGCGACGAGGACTGCGAGTACCCTCTGGCGATGTACACCGACGTCGGGTACATGCGCCCCTGGATCAGAAACATTACTGGAGTGTGA